The nucleotide window GAGGGTTGTCATACTTTTGCTTGATGTAGTTCAATAAGCTTCTAATACCATGAGGTACTATGTACAACCATACTGAACTTGCCTGCAAGTAAATATCATCAGCATTGTACATATACTTTTTGGTTATTATAGagaacatataatataaatgaaaatCGTTCCAAATCAAGATATGAAAGTATCGAAATTACATACCCTGTCTGCTATTGGCTTTATACCTTTGAATGCTGCAAGATACGTAAGAACAACGAAGAAATGTTTAGTTCTTAATGCACAATGAATTTCGCGATAAGTAGAATGAATCATGCAATCAGTTGATAGAGTTGGCAACGACATACGAAGGGTAATAGCACCAGAGTCTGCAACAGAGTCATTGAGCAGAGCACCAATTATGTTGGTTTTGTTCTTGCTGGCATACCATGTAGTATAGTGATTTATGCCTATGAAATCGTAGGAACCTTTCACGAGTGCAGACTCAGTTGGTGAAAATTTAGGCAACCGGCTTCCCACTCTCTCTACCATCGAACTCGGATACCTTCCAAGAATCACAGGCTCAAGATACCTGAATTCAGTAACAAAACATTTCACCATCAAAAGGAATAAATGAGTGAGCATTTTTTACTACTACAACAAAAATCCTTACCAGTCTAAATTAAACTCAATGGCCCTTTGTGTTGCTTCAATGTCATCTTTGGAGTTTGTTAAAGGCTCATACCAAAAGCTGTCAAGTGATATCCCAATTGATCCATGTTGTGTTGGCTGCAACGACACTTGATTACAAAATACTCCGCGgatgtataatatatgtatattctaTGTATACTATGGGTATAATAATGTATAATCAgtgtataatttatgtatactGGCTAGATATGTCTCAATTTATTGCATCTCCTTCCTTTTTCAAGTTCTTTTTACCTTGTACTTCTTTTTGTACATGTCAACAACAGCGGCATGAGCAAGGAGTAGATTGTGAGTAACAATGTAAGGCTCAGTTGCAGAGTTTCCAACTCTACAAAGAGCTCGTAGGAGGATGGAACATCGCCCTGGTGCTTGTAGACCTACATCAAAGCCTTGGATGGCAACAGTATGAGGCTCATTGATAGTGATCCAGTTCTTCACCCTATCACCAAATTTCTTGAAGCATGTCTCCGCATATATTGCGAAATCTTCTCTGTCAAAATGACCAAAAATGTTACATGACATAAATCCAAACAAGTTGAAATATTAAGTTGGAATAAATAACTTGTGGTGAAACTTACATGATTTGTGGGCTTAGCCATCCATTGTACTTGTCTTCTAGAGCTTGAGGAAGGTCCCAATGGTATAGTGTTACATATGGTTTAATTCCTAGGATTCATACACATTGTAACATTCAATTTATCTATGcttaatgcaaaaaaaaataaaaaatggcatAAATGCTAAAGAAATGATGTATACTCctgtccaatttatgtgaagGGGTTCGGAGTACTAAGGATCAAAATACTTAATTTTGACTATGAATTCAGGTATAgttttgttaagttgtttaaaaataaaatttatatatttgaaaactacaCAAGAAGTACTACAAGTCAACATAACTAATGATGCAAAATgcatttttgaaataaatattgagaAAATCATTGTAAAATGATCGACCCCAGACAGTAACACCTTCATGTAAAATGGAAGAGTAAGAATGCCAGTTGTACCATGAGCTAGTAAAGCATTGATCAACTTGTTGTAGTGATCAACTCCAGCTTGATTGATTTCTCCAGTTCCATCTGATAATGAATAAAAAACAGAGTTAATTATTTGTTCTAGTGTGGTGCATGGTTATTTATTCAGATATTTTTTGATTGCTATAgcaaaatattgttattttgaatAACTATATAATATAAGAAGATTTACTAGGGAAAATTCTGGCCCAAGCAATAGAAAATCTATAGGCATCCATTCCCATAACCTTCATAAGTTGTATATCTTCctgtaaaaaaaaggaaaaggaatcGGAATTATTCAATGGAGCGTCTCAATTTCGAGTTTTGAGTATTTTTATGATAGGAACGACTATTCCTGAAAGGGTCCTATAGGAtgaaaatctaaattagtcaatTGCAATGCAGATACCaaacaccaaataaaaaaaaatctagaaaattaaattgtactataaattatttattatgaatAAATTTACCGGGTACCGATGATACTGATCCACCGCTACATCACCATTGCTAAAATCAATTACTTTACCTGCAAAATTCATCgaatttatcaattaatatttaattatgttgctcggacttttCAAATTATTACTTTACTGgtgttaaaagataaaaataatgagaaaaattagtaataaaaaagacaaaaacaataTTAGTGGGGAAATAGCATGCACAATTTTTTACCAAAAGAATGAGAAAATTTGTCCCATATAGTTTGACCTCTTCCATCCTCTTTCACAGCTCCTTCAAACTGCAACCATAACATATTACATATCATCTCATAAATATTAATCAGTTAAAtgtgtaaaattaaaaagattatattagatgcacaaaaataaaatatatttataacaaGTAAGTAATGATATTAGTATTCGcagaaaaatatagtttttcttTTGCTATAATTCGTTTAACATTTTTTCAGATATTTGATATTGCAAGAAACTGGGTTGTNagcgagagaggcgagcgacaGAGAgagcgagcgagagagggagagtggcgagcgagagtttgagggagagaggcgaCTGACAAACAATTTGCTACAGggcacaattaaatcaaagtgtggttatattatttaatttgaattaatagtttgccattatgtacaattttccctaaatatTAATCTGTTAAAtgtgtaaaattaaaaagattatattagatgcacaaaaataaaatatatttataataagtaAGTAATGATATTAGTATTCGCAGAGAAATATAGTTTTTCTTTTGCTATAATTCGTTTAACATTTTTTCAGATATTTGATATTGCAAGGAGCTGGGTTGTATCTTTTAAGATTCTtgatattgaattattatatttatagattataaattgatatttattattgttattttaataaatttttatatataaatttatattttatgtcaaaaactaaattaaattgaACTTGTACCTATATGTTACAACGGTCCTTAGAAAAAAGCTACATAGcgtgtataaatatatatttatttgacataaatatttgatgcaaataaatttttataataaaatttgagaaaacaCATAAGAAAAAATTCCTAAACTTGTCAGTACAAAAATTATGCAGGTGTTTAAATACACCTTTAACATCTTTCAAGTTATTTAAATATCACCCTTAGATTATAACATCACTCTCACCCATCACATCATAGCCACGTAAGCACCACATCATAGCCACGTATGCACCATGCCATTAATTTTTATCTCCTCTTCACTTATTCatcattttttcttaaacacttttttaaaaattaattacatcaattaattaatttataaatacataCCCCCTcccttctctttcttcttccttgtaCACCATTTCAACCTTCAATactttcatttcttcttcttcactatttaacaattattttaaataactttaaagaagaaaatatactATAGTATTTACATTATCTTCTTCGAACCTTCCCCACGAATTTTCCATCTTGAAGAATGAGTTTTTTTCATAGTCAATTTTTTCTTGACAactcaaataagaaataaaaattgcatAAGAAAGTTggtccaaaaaaatatatataaactctATGTAGGGACAATGGGGCGGGGCGGGGAAGATTTAAGGCTATGTGAGGCAGGGCGGATTTAAGGTTGTGCGGGACGGTCGGGTGGGATGCGGGGCGGGTTGAAgtggatttttttaaattaacacGGGGTGGGACGGGTTgtgggtatatgtgattttttgtgggttcaaatttaattttaactgtttacatgttataagagtaatagaacattatttattaagataatttctatAAATCTACTAAATTATTCGAGATAGTATATGAAAAtggttcaacaaaaaataatacaatttcttacatgttttccaattgacccctacaaaataaatttttaagtcactatcctattaaattaatacaacttaatgaaaaaaagaatttattgttatgaattttatttttagtatcaaacttaactagaaaaagaaaatatttaaaaagttatgCGGACGGAGTGAGACGGAGCAGATTAAAATATTTACGGGTTAAGGTGAACCCGATCNcgaaatggatttttttaaattaacacGGGGCGGGGCGGGATGTGGGTATATTTGATTTTATGTgggttcaaaattaattttaactgtttacatgttataagagtaatagagcattatttattaagataatttctataaatctactaaaatattcgagatagtatatgaaaatggttcaacaaaaaataatacaatttcttacctGTTTTCCAATTGAcccctaaaaaaataattttaagtcactatcctattaaattaatacaacttaataaaaaaaaattattgttatgaattttatttttagtatcaaacttaactagaaaaagaaaatatttaaaaagttatgCAAGCGGATGGGGCGGGgcttattaaaatatttacgGGTTAAGCTCAATCCGATCCatccccaccccacccctacaCCACCTCATTGCCATCCCTAATTCTATGAGATATCTGAACGGATCAAGAAATGACCGAAGATGAATTTGTCTTTGGGTCATTGTCAGATTTgggttttgttttgttttgtttttgaatcAGTTAtgatttgttcttttattttctatgttATTAAAATGTGACGAGTTTAGTCACACTTTGGttagagaaaaagagaagaagatagtttcatattttttacattataaaataatagaaaatcaaaATGGGTTactcaaaattcaataaaatttacatttatGAAATCGAAATCAATAATATAGAATGAAATTGACATTAAATTTTACGGATAATTAAAGAACTAGTAAAATGAAAATAGTGGATAAAGGTGAGGGATGAAAATGGAGGAAGAGGTATTTCAATGAATAAAGAGGTGCATTgggaaagacaaaaaaatgaaaagaaaaaaaaattaaagaaattaaaaaggagattaagaaaatttacatattttttgaaGAAGTAATATATCAAGAACAACTATTAAATAGTTATTATATATACTAGCCAATAAAAAATACCATGCCTAcgattttataaaattcaatcttttctctcttttttcactctcttttaaaaaaatatactcacTCTCTCTATGACTCTATCATGTCACTCCTTAAGGACCTTAGGGAATATTGAATCACTTAAACGATATAAAAGGGTATTTAAATTGTGTTGCCAAAACTAAAgagatttttatgtattttcttataaaatttctattcaataaaataatcaaaagtcaaaattctcaaaaaagtGGATTCTATTGAAATATCGACCAAACAAACTTCTATCTTGTGGGGTGGGAGGTCACGGGAATGATTGGATAATTGGTTTATATGATCCTTTATAGGTGAAAGcatgaaagaaaaatgacatTATTAAAAATTGACAAGTGGACTAAAGGAACTTCAACTTGATGGatttttactttctttaaaGCTTTTGTGTTTAATTCTCTATTTAATAATggaatatttatctttttgaaattaCTGAACAATAAAGTCACATCTAATGGGGGacatatttcattatttatgacagaatttatgattttaattgcCTTTATAATCCAATCATATATCCACACGCTTATCTAAATATTGCTCCAAGCTTCCAATaaagtttgttttattttctttctttttcaaattgtaCTTCTTTCGTcccaaaatatttataatatatttttatttacacgCCCTTTTAGCTTCACCCCTATGTCCAACAAGCAGATGTGGAGCtatctttatttttacaaattacATTTTGTAAATAGATCAACTTTTTTAacgtatatatattatatgttgatttttcataatttctttGGATTTactttatatacataatttgatCTCTTCCATCTCTGTCTGGCTCGTTGTCACCTATGTTAAAGAAAGGTTTCGAACCCTGTAGAGAATGAAGAGGGGCCAAGGATTTTCCTTTCAACAGTGTTTTTTCAAGGCTccactcccccccccccccNNNNNNNNNNNNNNNNNNNNNNNNNNNNNNNNNNNNNNNNNNNNNNNNNNNNNNNNNNNNNNNNNNNNNNNNNNNNNNNNNNNNNNNNNNNNNNNNNNNNNNNNNNNNNNNNNNNNNNNNNNNNNNNNNNNNNNNNNNNNNNNNNNNNNNNNNNNNNNNNNNNNNNNNNNNNNNNNNNNNNNNNNNNNNNNNNNNNNNNNNNNNNNNNNNNNNNNNNNNNNNNNNNNNNNNNNNNNNNNNNNNNNNNNNNNNNNNNNNNNNNNNNNNNNNNNNNNNNNNNNNNNNNNNNNNNNNNNNNNNNNNNNNNNNNNNNNNNNNNNNNNNNNNNNNNNNNNNNNNNNNNNNNNNNNNNNNNNNNNNNNNNNNNNNNNNNNNNNNNNNNNNNNNNNNNNNNNNNNNNNNNNNNNNNNNNNNNNNNNNNNNNNNNNNNNNNNNNNNNNNNNNNNNNNNNNNNNNNNNNNNNNNNNNNNNNNNNNNNNNNNNNNNNNNNNNNNNNNNNNNNNNNNNNNNNNNNNNNNNNNNNNNNNNNNNNNNNNNNNNNNNNNNNNNNNNNNNNNNNNNNNNNNNNNNNNNNNNNNNNNNNNNNNNNNNNNNNNNNNNNNNNNNNNNNNNNNNNNNNNNNNNNNNNNNNNNNNNNNNNNNNNNNNNNNNNNNNNNNNNNNNNNNNNNNNNNNNNNNNNNNNNNNNNNNNNNNNNNNNNNNNNNNNNNNNNNNNNNNNNNNNNNNNNNNNNNNNNNNNNNNNNNNNNNNNNNNNNNNNNNNNNNNNNNNNNNNNNNNNNNNNNNNNNNNNNNNNNNNNNNNNNNNNNNNNNNNNNNNNNNNNNNNNNNNNNNNNNNNNNNNNNNNNNNNNNNNNNNNNNNNNNNNNNNNNNNNNNNNNNNNNNNNNNNNNNNNNNNNNNNNNNNNNNNNNNNNNNNNNNNNNNNNNNNNNNNNNNNNNNNNNNNNNNNNNNNNNNNNNNNNNNNNNNNNNNNNNNNNNNNNNNNNNNNNNNNNNNNNNNNNNNNNNNNNNNNNNNNNNNNNNNNNNNNNNNNNNNNNNNNNNNNNNNNNNNNNNNNNNNNNNNNNNNNNNNNNNNNNNNNNNNNNNNNNNNNNNNNNNNNNNNNNNNNNNNNNNNNNNNNNNNNNNNNNNNNNNNNNNNNNNNNNNNNNNNNNNNNNNNNNNNNNNNNNNNNNNNNNNNNNNNNNNNNNNNNNNNNNNNNNNNNNNNNNNNNNNNNNNNNNNNNNNNNNNNNNNNNNNNNNNNNNNNNNNNNNNNNNNNNNNNNNNNNNNNNNNNNNNNNNNNNNNNNNNNNNNNNNNNNNNNNNNNNNNNNNNNNNNNNNNNNNNNNNNNNNNNNNNNNNNNNNNNNNNNNNNNNNNNNNNNNNNNNNNNNNNNNNNNNNNNNNNNNNNNNNNNNNNNNNNNNNNNNNNNNNNNNNNNNNNNNNNNNNNNNNNNNNNNNNNNNNNNNNNNNNNNNNNNNNNNNNNNNNNNNNNNNNNNNNNNNNNNNNNNNNNNNNNNNNNNNNNNNNNNNNNNNNNNNNNNNNNNNNNNNNNNNNNNNNNNNNNNNNNNNNNNNNNNNNNNNNNNNNNNNNNNNNNNNNNNNNNNNNNNNNNNNNNNNNNNNNNNNNNNNNNNNNNNNNNNNNNNNNNNNNNNNNNNNNNNNNNNNNNNNNNNNNNNNNNNNNNNNNNNNNNNNNNNNNNNNNNNNNNNNNNNNNNNNNNNNNNNNNNNNNNNNNNNNNNNNNNNNNNNNNNNNNNNNNNNNNNNNNNNNNNNNNNNNNNNNNNNNNNNNNNNNNNNNNNNNNNNNNNNNNNNNNNNNNNNNNNNNNNNNNNNNNNNNNNNNNNNNNNNNNNNNNNNNNNNNNNNNNNNNNNNNNNNNNNNNNNNNNNNNNNNNNNNNNNNNNNNNNNNNNNNNNNNNNNNNNNNNNNNNNNNNNNNNNNNNNNNNNNNNNNNNNNNNNNNNNNNNNNNNNNNNNNNNNNNNNNNNNNNNNNNNNNNNNNNNNNNNNNNNNNNNNNNNNNNNNNNNNNNNNNNNNNNNNNNNNNNNNNNNNNNNNNNNNNNNNNNNNNNNNNNNNNNNNNNNNNNNNNNNNNNNNNNNNNNNNNNNNNNNNNNNNNNNNNNNNNNNNNNNNNNNNNNNNNNNNNNNNNNNNNNNNNNNNNNNNNNNNNNNNNNNNNNNNNNNNNNNNNNNNNNNNNNNNNNNNNNNNNNNNNNNNNNNNNNNNNNNNNNNNNNNNNNNNNNNNNNNNNNNNNNNNNNNNNNNNNNNNNNNNNNNNNNNNNNNNNNNNNNNNNNNNNNNNNNNNNNNNNNNNNNNNNNNNNNNNNNNNNNNNNNNNNNNNNNNNNNNNNNNNNNNNNNNNNNNNNNNNNNNNNNNNNNNNNNNNNNNNNNNNNNNNNNNNNNNNNNNNNNNNNNNNNNNNNNNNNNNNNNNNNNNNNNNNNNNNNNNNNNNNNNNNNNNNNNNNNNNNNNNNNNNNNNNNNNNNNNNNNNNNNNNNNNNNNNNNNNNNNNNNNNNNNNNNNNNNNNNNNNNNNNNNNNNNNNNNNNNNNNNNNNNNNNNNNNNNNNNNNNNNNNNNNNNNNNNNNNNNNNNNNNNNNNNNNNNNNNNNNNNNNNNNNNNNNNNNNNNNNNNNNNNNNNNNNNNNNNNNNNNNNNNNNNNNNNNNNNNNNNNNNNNNNNNNNNNNNNNNNNNNNNNNNNNNNNNNNNNNNNNNNNNNNNNNNNNNNNNNNNNNNNNNNNNNNNNNNNNNNNNNNNNNNNNNNNNNNNNNNNNNNNNNNNNNNNNNNNNN belongs to Solanum stenotomum isolate F172 chromosome 1, ASM1918654v1, whole genome shotgun sequence and includes:
- the LOC125864147 gene encoding beta-glucosidase 40-like, giving the protein MICNMLWLQFEGAVKEDGRGQTIWDKFSHSFGKVIDFSNGDVAVDQYHRYPEDIQLMKVMGMDAYRFSIAWARIFPNGTGEINQAGVDHYNKLINALLAHGIKPYVTLYHWDLPQALEDKYNGWLSPQIIEDFAIYAETCFKKFGDRVKNWITINEPHTVAIQGFDVGLQAPGRCSILLRALCRVGNSATEPYIVTHNLLLAHAAVVDMYKKKYKPTQHGSIGISLDSFWYEPLTNSKDDIEATQRAIEFNLDWYLEPVILGRYPSSMVERVGSRLPKFSPTESALVKGSYDFIGINHYTTWYASKNKTNIIGALLNDSVADSGAITLPFKGIKPIADRASSVWLYIVPHGIRSLLNYIKQKYDNPLIIITENGMDDSNNIFTSRKDTLKDTKRINYHNDYLTNLLAAIKEDGCNVKGYFVWSLMDNWEWAAGFSSRFGLYYVDYKDNLKRYPKDSVNWFKNFLGST